A part of Silurus meridionalis isolate SWU-2019-XX chromosome 18, ASM1480568v1, whole genome shotgun sequence genomic DNA contains:
- the LOC124401771 gene encoding uncharacterized protein LOC124401771 isoform X2 has translation MSPNEAAVMMKCLYLLSVVFHVAAGCDLSGDDNWLEITQLKGGSVLLPCSCSDLLSKPQTFTWMIFRTGRLTEMLNDEHYRGRLELFNNTSPANLSLLISDLREEDEGNYRCSTEKEHRYITLYVKGCELVNKKEVVVVTGFTGESVVLPCFCTDLQDDPKTIKWELHFQEIYPEQTEQHKNRVKQVNKNPPGNLSLLISNLTKEDEGFYTCFVQRDWTYVTLYVNVKTESSTPSRKNDTTPVLDQLTSKTTFSPPASSSTTQVGKTETSTSLRKNDTTPVLDQPTSKTTISPPASSSTTQVLGSLVALLPGIVVFLWWSCKGRRSGEYVMTKEHLECMGKQKDQRGSSTGSDDH, from the exons ATGTCGCCTAAtg aagcagcagtaatgatgaagtgcttgtATCTTTTGTCTGTTGTGTTTCACGTGGCTGCAG gctgtgATCTCTCTGGTGATGATAATTGGTTAGAAATCACACAACTCAAAGGTGGTTCAGTGCTGTTACCCTGCTCCTGCTCTGACCTGCTCTCCAAACCTCAGACATTCACCTGGATGATCTTCAGAACAGGACGTCTGACTGAAATGTTAAATGATGAACACTACCGTGGCAGACTTGAGCTGTTTAATAACACTTCTCCTGCTAATCTGTCACTACTCATATCTGACCTGAGAGAAGAAGATGAGGGAAACTACAGGTGCAGCACTGAGAAGGAACACAGATACATCACTCTTTATGTTAaag GCTGTGAGCTGGTGAACAAAAAAGAGGTAGTGGTGGTGACTGGGTTCACAGGAGAGTCTGTAGTTCTGCCCTGCTTCTGCACTGACCTACAGGACGACCCAAAGACTATAAAATGGGAGTTGCATTTTCAGGAAATTTACCCTGAACAGACTgaacaacacaaaaacagagTCAAACAGGTCAATAAAAACCCTCCAGGAAACCTCTCTCTACTCATATCAAACCTGACTAAAGAGGACGAGGGATTCTATACTTGTTTTGTACAGCGTGATTGGACTTACGTCACTCTATATGTTAAtg TAAAAACAGAATCTTCCACACCGTCGAGAAAAAACGACACAACACCTGTATTAGACCAGCTTACGAGTAAAACAACATTCTCCCCACCTGCATCATCCTCAACAACACAAG tAGGAAAAACAGAAACTTCAACATCGTTGAGAAAAAACGACACAACACCTGTATTAGACCAGCCTACAAGTAAAACAACAATCTCCCCACCTGCATCATCCTCAACAACACAAG TTTTAGGCTCTCTGGTGGCTTTACTGCCCGGTATTGTGGTATTTCTTTGGTGGAGCTGCAAAg gaAGAAGATCTGGAGAGTATGTGATGACTAAAGAACATCTGGAGTGTATGGGAAAGCAGAAGGATCAG AGGGGGAGCAGCACAGGATCAGATGACCACTGA
- the LOC124401771 gene encoding uncharacterized protein LOC124401771 isoform X1 translates to MSPNEAAVMMKCLYLLSVVFHVAAGCDLSGDDNWLEITQLKGGSVLLPCSCSDLLSKPQTFTWMIFRTGRLTEMLNDEHYRGRLELFNNTSPANLSLLISDLREEDEGNYRCSTEKEHRYITLYVKGCELVNKKEVVVVTGFTGESVVLPCFCTDLQDDPKTIKWELHFQEIYPEQTEQHKNRVKQVNKNPPGNLSLLISNLTKEDEGFYTCFVQRDWTYVTLYVNVKTESSTPSRKNDTTPVLDQLTSKTTFSPPASSSTTQVGKTETSTSLRKNDTTPVLDQPTSKTTISPPASSSTTQVLGSLVALLPGIVVFLWWSCKGRRSGEYVMTKEHLECMGKQKDQIVSNDVFYITLTDT, encoded by the exons ATGTCGCCTAAtg aagcagcagtaatgatgaagtgcttgtATCTTTTGTCTGTTGTGTTTCACGTGGCTGCAG gctgtgATCTCTCTGGTGATGATAATTGGTTAGAAATCACACAACTCAAAGGTGGTTCAGTGCTGTTACCCTGCTCCTGCTCTGACCTGCTCTCCAAACCTCAGACATTCACCTGGATGATCTTCAGAACAGGACGTCTGACTGAAATGTTAAATGATGAACACTACCGTGGCAGACTTGAGCTGTTTAATAACACTTCTCCTGCTAATCTGTCACTACTCATATCTGACCTGAGAGAAGAAGATGAGGGAAACTACAGGTGCAGCACTGAGAAGGAACACAGATACATCACTCTTTATGTTAaag GCTGTGAGCTGGTGAACAAAAAAGAGGTAGTGGTGGTGACTGGGTTCACAGGAGAGTCTGTAGTTCTGCCCTGCTTCTGCACTGACCTACAGGACGACCCAAAGACTATAAAATGGGAGTTGCATTTTCAGGAAATTTACCCTGAACAGACTgaacaacacaaaaacagagTCAAACAGGTCAATAAAAACCCTCCAGGAAACCTCTCTCTACTCATATCAAACCTGACTAAAGAGGACGAGGGATTCTATACTTGTTTTGTACAGCGTGATTGGACTTACGTCACTCTATATGTTAAtg TAAAAACAGAATCTTCCACACCGTCGAGAAAAAACGACACAACACCTGTATTAGACCAGCTTACGAGTAAAACAACATTCTCCCCACCTGCATCATCCTCAACAACACAAG tAGGAAAAACAGAAACTTCAACATCGTTGAGAAAAAACGACACAACACCTGTATTAGACCAGCCTACAAGTAAAACAACAATCTCCCCACCTGCATCATCCTCAACAACACAAG TTTTAGGCTCTCTGGTGGCTTTACTGCCCGGTATTGTGGTATTTCTTTGGTGGAGCTGCAAAg gaAGAAGATCTGGAGAGTATGTGATGACTAAAGAACATCTGGAGTGTATGGGAAAGCAGAAGGATCAG ATTGTGTCTAatgatgttttttatattactcTCACTGATACTTGA